A region from the Sutcliffiella horikoshii genome encodes:
- the mltG gene encoding endolytic transglycosylase MltG: MSEKNNKDYIQEKLKEKHFEAKIVRRIVFTVFVILMLALTGVIGGGYFYIKNALQPVNEEDTKTEKVDIPIGSSPTSIGRILEENGIINNGKIFRYYAKFKNESGFMAGEYELSPSMNLDEIIGHLKEGKVQQEALFQITIPEGRQLEQIAVILENRMDLSEKEFLETANDKKFLEKMREKYPNVITDEMFEEDVKYALEGYLFPATYPFYVENPTAEEVIDTMLQKTDEILQDDEVRIGMGNMDLTPHQLLTMASLIEAEATMQTDRDYISSVFYNRLDVGMPLQTDPTVLYALGEHKDRTLYEDLEVDSPYNTYKNQGLPPGPIANAGLTSIQAALNPAETEYYYFLATPDGEVLFNETLEEHNIDKNEHITSQDNG, encoded by the coding sequence TTGTCTGAAAAAAATAACAAAGACTATATTCAAGAAAAATTGAAAGAAAAACATTTTGAAGCAAAGATTGTGCGCCGCATTGTCTTTACAGTATTTGTCATACTCATGCTAGCCCTGACTGGAGTTATTGGCGGCGGTTATTTTTATATAAAAAATGCATTGCAGCCTGTAAATGAAGAAGATACCAAAACAGAAAAAGTAGATATTCCTATAGGATCATCCCCGACATCCATCGGTCGTATTTTAGAGGAAAATGGCATCATTAATAATGGGAAAATATTTCGTTATTACGCAAAGTTTAAGAACGAATCAGGATTTATGGCTGGGGAATACGAGCTAAGTCCTTCTATGAACCTTGACGAGATAATTGGTCACTTAAAAGAGGGGAAAGTGCAACAAGAGGCACTTTTCCAAATTACCATTCCAGAAGGTCGTCAATTGGAACAAATTGCTGTAATTCTGGAAAATAGAATGGACCTTTCAGAAAAGGAGTTTCTAGAAACAGCAAATGACAAAAAATTCCTCGAAAAAATGAGGGAGAAATATCCGAATGTTATCACAGATGAAATGTTTGAAGAAGATGTAAAGTATGCTTTAGAGGGTTACTTGTTCCCTGCTACCTATCCTTTCTATGTGGAAAATCCAACGGCAGAAGAAGTTATTGATACCATGCTTCAAAAGACGGATGAGATTCTTCAGGATGACGAAGTAAGAATAGGCATGGGTAATATGGATTTAACTCCACATCAATTGCTGACGATGGCAAGTTTGATAGAAGCGGAAGCAACCATGCAAACAGACCGTGATTACATTTCAAGTGTTTTCTATAACCGTCTTGACGTAGGAATGCCGCTTCAGACCGATCCGACTGTGTTATATGCGCTAGGTGAACATAAAGATCGAACATTATATGAAGATCTTGAAGTGGATTCACCTTACAATACGTATAAGAACCAAGGTCTGCCACCGGGTCCTATCGCCAATGCCGGTCTTACATCCATTCAAGCCGCATTGAATCCTGCAGAAACCGAGTATTACTATTTCTTGGCAACACCAGATGGCGAAGTGTTGTTCAATGAAACGTTGGAAGAGCACAACATTGATAAAAATGAACATATCACAAGTCAGGACAACGGATAA
- a CDS encoding RrF2 family transcriptional regulator, translated as MKLTLYTDYSLRVLLYLASAPENNKLIQIKEIAEAYDISKNHLMKVTFHLGKLGYVETIRGRNGGLMLAKEPKEVNIGELVRQTEEDFHIVECFQDHASCVISPHCKLKGVLYQATQAFISVLDQYTLADLIINKEQLTTLLFTDVKSVDKNKESKQE; from the coding sequence ATGAAACTTACACTATACACTGACTACTCATTACGAGTTCTACTATATTTAGCAAGTGCACCTGAGAACAACAAACTAATTCAAATAAAAGAAATAGCCGAAGCTTATGATATTTCTAAAAATCATCTTATGAAGGTTACCTTTCATCTTGGAAAGTTAGGGTATGTGGAGACAATTCGCGGCCGTAATGGGGGTTTGATGTTAGCCAAAGAACCCAAGGAAGTGAATATTGGCGAATTGGTACGGCAAACGGAGGAAGATTTTCATATTGTTGAGTGTTTTCAAGATCATGCATCTTGTGTCATATCACCACACTGCAAGTTAAAAGGGGTATTATATCAAGCGACACAAGCGTTTATTTCCGTATTGGATCAATATACCTTAGCCGATTTGATTATTAATAAAGAGCAATTGACCACTCTATTGTTTACAGATGTAAAAAGCGTGGACAAAAATAAAGAGAGCAAGCAGGAGTAA
- a CDS encoding DUF1292 domain-containing protein: protein MEHGEQNITVVDENGNEQLCEVLFTFDSEEFGKSYVLYYPVGAENDDQDDIEIHASSFVPSESEQGGDLQPVETDEEWDMIEEMLNTFLAEEEE from the coding sequence ATGGAACACGGAGAACAAAATATTACAGTAGTAGACGAAAACGGGAATGAGCAATTATGTGAGGTGCTTTTCACATTTGATTCTGAGGAATTTGGAAAGTCCTATGTACTTTATTACCCGGTAGGAGCTGAAAATGATGACCAGGATGACATCGAAATCCATGCATCAAGCTTCGTCCCTAGCGAATCAGAACAAGGTGGCGACCTTCAACCGGTTGAAACGGATGAAGAGTGGGACATGATTGAAGAAATGTTAAACACTTTCTTGGCTGAAGAAGAAGAGTAA
- the ruvX gene encoding Holliday junction resolvase RuvX, translating to MRILGLDVGSKTVGVAISDEMGWTAQGLETIKIDEAIKNLGFKRLKQIIAEYKPEKVVIGFPKNMNGSIGPRGEASKHYGDMLTAKTGLPVIYWDERLSTVAAERILLSADVSRKKRKQVIDKMAAVVILQGYLDSQQ from the coding sequence ATGCGCATTTTGGGCTTAGACGTCGGTTCCAAAACAGTCGGTGTTGCCATCAGTGATGAAATGGGATGGACAGCACAAGGGTTGGAAACGATAAAAATTGATGAAGCAATAAAAAATTTAGGTTTCAAGCGATTGAAGCAGATCATCGCTGAATATAAGCCTGAAAAAGTCGTCATTGGCTTCCCTAAGAATATGAACGGTTCCATCGGTCCCCGCGGCGAAGCCAGCAAGCATTATGGTGACATGCTGACTGCCAAAACGGGACTGCCGGTCATCTATTGGGATGAAAGGCTATCTACTGTAGCAGCAGAAAGAATTCTGCTTTCTGCTGACGTAAGTAGAAAAAAAAGAAAGCAAGTAATAGACAAGATGGCTGCCGTTGTCATTTTACAAGGATATCTAGACAGCCAACAATAA
- a CDS encoding IreB family regulatory phosphoprotein, whose product MSSFDKTMKFNFPEDAMEANVDDVLITVYEALQEKGYNPINQIVGYLLSGDPAYIPRHKEARTLIRKIERDELIEELVKSYLEQHRKE is encoded by the coding sequence ATGAGCTCCTTTGACAAAACAATGAAGTTTAACTTTCCGGAAGATGCAATGGAAGCTAATGTGGATGACGTATTAATAACAGTTTATGAGGCGTTGCAGGAAAAGGGGTACAACCCTATCAACCAGATTGTCGGTTATCTGCTATCTGGAGACCCAGCATACATTCCGCGTCATAAAGAAGCAAGAACGCTTATTCGGAAAATTGAAAGAGACGAGCTAATTGAAGAATTAGTGAAGTCTTACCTAGAACAGCACCGCAAGGAGTAG
- the alaS gene encoding alanine--tRNA ligase: MKYLTSAQVRQMFLDFFKEKGHAVEPSASLVPHEDPSLLWINSGVATLKKYFDGRVIPANPRICNAQKSIRTNDIENVGKTARHHTFFEMLGNFSIGEYFKKEAIDWAWEFLTSEKWIGFDPEKLSVTIHPEDEEAYKYWNEVIGVPAERIIRLEGNFWDIGEGPSGPNTEIFYDRGESYGNDLNDPELYPGGENERYLEIWNLVFSEFNHNPDHTYTPLPKKNIDTGMGLERMVSVIQDVPTNFDTDLFIPIIEATENVSGEKYRTNVEKDTAFKVIADHIRTVTFAVGDGALPSNEGRGYVLRRLLRRAVRYAKQLGINRPFMFELVPVVAEIMVDFYPEVKEKQDFIQRVVKTEEERFHETLNDGLAILSTVIAKAKEDGSTVVSGADAFRLYDTYGFPVELTEEYVEEQGMELDHAGFEKEMEMQRDRARSARQDSNSMQVQSGVLGEIRTESSFVGYDQLAAETTLSVIVKNGELADSAVTGDEVQVILAETPFYAESGGQIADHGYIVTESGRGFVKDVQKAPNGQNLHTIVVEEGVLNREQTVKAEVHAKNRAQIIKNHTATHILHQALKDVLGTHVNQAGSQVTADRLRFDFSHFGQVTQEEIEKIEAIVNEKIWASINVVIENKSISEAKAMGAMALFGEKYGDIVRVVQVGEYSLELCGGCHVPNTSEIGLFKIVSESGIGAGTRRMEAVTGEGAYRLLNDQVQLLKDAAAKLKTKPQEVGTRIDVLLSDMKELQRENQSLASKLGNIEASNLSSKAKDVNGVTMLVSKVAGTDMNNLRTMVDDLKNKLGSGIIVLASVQDGKVNISAGVTKDLIEKGYHAGKVVKEVATRCGGGGGGRPDMAQAGGKNPEQVDSALESVEDWIKSV; this comes from the coding sequence ATGAAATATTTAACATCCGCTCAAGTTCGACAAATGTTCCTGGACTTCTTCAAAGAAAAAGGACATGCTGTTGAACCTAGCGCATCCCTTGTCCCACACGAAGATCCATCCCTATTATGGATCAACAGTGGCGTTGCAACATTAAAAAAATACTTCGATGGCCGTGTCATTCCAGCAAATCCCCGTATTTGCAATGCACAAAAATCCATCCGTACTAATGATATTGAAAACGTAGGGAAAACTGCCCGTCACCATACTTTCTTTGAAATGCTTGGTAACTTTTCCATTGGAGAGTACTTCAAAAAAGAAGCAATCGACTGGGCTTGGGAATTCCTTACGAGCGAAAAATGGATTGGTTTTGACCCGGAAAAGCTATCCGTCACCATTCATCCAGAAGATGAAGAAGCATATAAGTACTGGAATGAAGTAATTGGCGTTCCTGCTGAAAGAATTATCCGCTTAGAGGGTAACTTCTGGGATATCGGAGAAGGCCCAAGTGGACCAAATACAGAAATTTTCTATGACCGTGGTGAAAGCTATGGCAACGACCTGAATGACCCAGAACTGTATCCAGGTGGAGAGAACGAACGCTACCTTGAAATTTGGAACCTTGTATTTTCTGAGTTTAACCATAACCCAGATCATACTTACACACCGCTTCCTAAGAAAAACATTGATACAGGTATGGGCCTTGAACGTATGGTTTCCGTTATTCAGGATGTACCGACGAACTTTGATACAGACCTTTTCATTCCGATCATCGAAGCGACTGAAAATGTGTCTGGTGAAAAATACCGCACAAACGTAGAAAAAGATACGGCATTTAAAGTAATCGCCGACCATATCCGTACGGTGACATTTGCAGTCGGGGATGGTGCTCTGCCTTCTAATGAAGGTCGTGGTTATGTACTTCGCAGACTTTTAAGAAGAGCTGTTCGTTACGCTAAACAACTTGGCATTAACCGTCCGTTCATGTTTGAACTTGTGCCGGTTGTAGCAGAAATCATGGTCGATTTCTACCCAGAGGTAAAGGAAAAACAAGACTTCATCCAACGAGTAGTGAAAACCGAAGAAGAGCGTTTCCATGAAACACTGAATGACGGTTTGGCGATCCTTTCCACTGTCATTGCAAAAGCTAAAGAGGATGGAAGTACAGTAGTTTCCGGAGCAGATGCATTCCGACTGTATGATACGTATGGTTTCCCTGTTGAACTGACGGAGGAATATGTGGAAGAACAGGGTATGGAGCTTGATCACGCTGGTTTCGAAAAGGAAATGGAAATGCAACGTGACCGTGCTCGTTCCGCGCGTCAAGATTCCAATTCCATGCAAGTTCAATCAGGTGTGCTTGGTGAAATCCGTACAGAGAGCAGTTTCGTCGGATATGACCAGCTTGCAGCAGAAACGACTTTATCTGTCATTGTTAAAAATGGCGAGCTGGCAGATTCAGCTGTTACAGGTGATGAGGTTCAAGTAATTTTGGCAGAGACACCTTTTTACGCGGAAAGCGGAGGTCAGATTGCTGACCACGGATACATCGTAACCGAATCAGGCAGAGGATTTGTAAAGGATGTTCAAAAAGCTCCAAACGGCCAAAACCTTCATACTATTGTAGTGGAAGAAGGCGTGTTAAATAGAGAACAGACCGTTAAAGCAGAAGTGCACGCGAAAAACCGTGCACAGATCATTAAAAACCACACAGCTACACACATTCTGCACCAAGCATTGAAAGACGTGCTAGGCACTCATGTAAACCAAGCTGGATCTCAAGTGACGGCTGATCGTCTACGATTTGACTTCTCTCATTTTGGCCAAGTGACACAAGAGGAAATCGAGAAGATTGAAGCGATTGTTAATGAAAAGATATGGGCAAGCATCAATGTTGTCATTGAAAACAAATCTATCTCAGAAGCAAAAGCAATGGGTGCAATGGCATTGTTTGGCGAAAAGTACGGAGATATCGTTCGTGTTGTCCAAGTTGGAGAATACAGCCTTGAGCTTTGCGGTGGTTGTCATGTTCCTAATACATCTGAAATCGGTTTATTCAAGATCGTTTCTGAGTCTGGAATCGGAGCAGGAACACGCCGTATGGAAGCTGTTACAGGCGAAGGGGCTTACCGTCTATTGAATGATCAAGTTCAATTGTTAAAAGATGCAGCGGCAAAGCTTAAAACGAAACCACAGGAAGTTGGAACAAGAATCGATGTTCTTTTATCAGATATGAAAGAACTACAAAGAGAGAACCAATCCTTGGCTTCAAAGCTTGGAAACATTGAAGCATCCAACCTTTCTTCTAAAGCAAAAGACGTTAATGGCGTAACGATGCTTGTGAGCAAGGTAGCAGGTACAGACATGAATAACCTGCGTACAATGGTGGATGATTTAAAAAATAAGCTAGGTTCTGGTATCATAGTACTTGCAAGCGTTCAAGATGGTAAAGTGAATATTTCTGCAGGGGTAACAAAAGATCTTATTGAAAAAGGTTACCATGCCGGCAAGGTTGTAAAAGAAGTGGCTACACGTTGCGGCGGCGGCGGTGGAGGTCGTCCAGATATGGCACAAGCAGGCGGAAAAAACCCGGAACAAGTCGATTCTGCATTAGAATCTGTTGAAGATTGGATAAAATCCGTTTAA
- a CDS encoding AI-2E family transporter: protein MENQKKWLLRLGTLLLVMIILYVFMKLSPLWAPVLRVLFIISIPFFISIFITYLLHPVVEYTHNRGLPRPIAILIIYLLFFGGIGLIAYKGIPVIIDQLWELSENFPRLAQTYSGWIKQIHSSTSSWPDGIHERVDQTFSEFEAMLTILMTKVVAGLKGLLNSFFILIVIPFIVFYLLKDYDQVKKTIWYLTPRKWREPGIAFLKDVDISLGSYIRGQLTVCLIIGILATASLWLTGMKYPLVLGVIIGITNIIPYFGPIIGAFPAVIIAATISVKMVLLVIIIIFGLQFIEGNILSPLIVGKSLHIHPVFIILALLIGGEVAGVVGLILAVPVFAVMKVTLTHLTAHFIKH from the coding sequence TTGGAAAATCAGAAGAAATGGCTGTTACGCCTAGGTACACTTCTACTCGTTATGATTATTTTGTATGTCTTTATGAAACTGAGTCCATTGTGGGCGCCGGTTTTGAGGGTTTTGTTCATCATCAGCATCCCATTTTTCATCAGTATTTTCATTACATACCTGTTGCATCCTGTTGTAGAATACACACACAACCGAGGGTTGCCAAGACCAATTGCTATACTTATCATTTATCTCTTATTTTTTGGTGGAATCGGTCTCATAGCTTACAAGGGGATACCGGTCATCATTGATCAGCTATGGGAGCTGTCAGAAAACTTCCCGCGATTGGCTCAAACATATAGCGGTTGGATCAAGCAGATTCATAGTTCCACTTCTAGTTGGCCGGATGGGATTCATGAGAGGGTGGACCAGACCTTTAGTGAATTCGAAGCCATGCTGACAATTCTCATGACAAAAGTTGTAGCAGGGTTGAAAGGTTTGTTAAACTCCTTTTTTATCTTGATCGTCATTCCTTTTATCGTGTTTTATCTTTTAAAGGATTATGATCAAGTGAAAAAAACGATCTGGTACTTGACCCCTCGAAAATGGAGGGAGCCTGGAATCGCCTTTTTAAAGGATGTAGACATTTCACTTGGCAGTTATATAAGGGGCCAGTTGACGGTATGTTTAATTATTGGCATATTGGCTACTGCAAGCCTCTGGTTGACCGGGATGAAATATCCCCTTGTGCTTGGTGTAATCATAGGAATCACCAACATCATCCCTTATTTTGGACCGATTATCGGAGCGTTTCCGGCAGTGATTATCGCTGCGACTATTTCAGTGAAGATGGTCCTGCTGGTAATCATCATTATATTTGGTCTGCAATTTATAGAGGGGAACATCTTATCGCCGTTGATTGTGGGGAAAAGTCTCCATATACATCCGGTTTTCATCATTTTGGCTTTATTGATTGGTGGAGAGGTGGCAGGGGTGGTAGGATTGATTTTGGCAGTACCTGTATTCGCTGTGATGAAGGTTACTTTAACTCATCTTACAGCTCATTTTATCAAACATTGA
- a CDS encoding aspartate aminotransferase family protein, with protein MGKINQTQEQNLLAQDDRYLWHSMKPYSPSSTMVVKEAKGAWITDIDGNRYLDGMSGLWCVNVGYGRTELAEAAYEQLKELAYFPLTQSHVPAIKLAEKLNEWLGEEYVIFFSNSGSEANETAFKIARQYHAQRGESNRYKIVSRYRSYHGNTMGSLAATGQAQRKYKYEPLAPGFVHIPPPDTYRMEDALTENPMKMRCVKDVDQVMTWELSETIAAMIMEPIITGGGILTPPDSYMGAVSEICKKHGALLIVDEVICGFGRTGKPFGFMNYGVKPDIITMAKGITSAYLPLSATAVKKEIYDQFKGSEEYDYLRHVNTFGGSPASCALALKNLEIMENEKLIERSAEKGAVLLSELKSRLSDHPFVGDVRGKGLLIGIELVKNKETKEPIEIDRINGVIASCKKKGLIVGKNGATVAGFNNVLTLSPPLSISDEDLQFIINTVADSISELN; from the coding sequence TTGGGTAAAATAAATCAAACGCAAGAACAAAATTTATTGGCTCAAGATGACCGCTATCTATGGCATTCCATGAAACCCTATAGCCCATCCTCCACCATGGTCGTAAAAGAAGCCAAAGGCGCTTGGATCACTGATATCGATGGCAACCGCTATTTGGACGGTATGTCAGGGCTTTGGTGTGTCAACGTCGGCTATGGCAGAACGGAACTAGCAGAAGCCGCTTACGAACAGCTGAAAGAACTGGCTTATTTTCCACTAACACAAAGTCACGTCCCAGCAATCAAACTTGCTGAAAAGCTAAATGAGTGGCTTGGAGAAGAATACGTCATTTTCTTTTCCAACAGCGGGTCGGAAGCAAACGAAACAGCCTTTAAAATTGCAAGACAGTATCATGCTCAACGTGGGGAGAGCAACCGTTATAAAATTGTATCAAGATACCGGTCTTATCACGGTAACACGATGGGGTCCTTGGCAGCAACAGGCCAGGCGCAACGAAAATATAAATACGAACCGCTCGCTCCAGGGTTTGTGCATATCCCGCCTCCTGACACGTACAGAATGGAAGATGCGCTAACAGAAAATCCGATGAAAATGCGATGTGTGAAAGATGTGGATCAAGTGATGACCTGGGAGCTCAGTGAAACTATTGCAGCGATGATCATGGAACCAATCATTACAGGTGGAGGGATCCTTACACCGCCAGACAGCTACATGGGAGCAGTCTCAGAAATTTGTAAAAAACACGGTGCCCTTTTAATCGTAGATGAAGTAATCTGCGGTTTTGGGAGAACCGGAAAACCATTTGGGTTCATGAATTATGGCGTGAAACCAGACATCATCACCATGGCCAAAGGTATTACAAGTGCTTATCTGCCACTCTCAGCCACTGCTGTAAAAAAGGAGATCTATGACCAATTCAAGGGTTCTGAGGAGTACGACTACTTACGACATGTGAATACATTTGGGGGCAGTCCGGCATCATGTGCCTTGGCATTAAAAAACCTTGAGATCATGGAAAATGAAAAGCTGATAGAGCGCTCTGCCGAAAAAGGGGCAGTATTATTAAGCGAACTCAAATCCCGTCTGTCCGATCATCCCTTTGTTGGCGATGTTCGTGGAAAAGGGCTGTTAATAGGAATCGAGCTTGTTAAAAACAAGGAAACAAAAGAGCCAATCGAAATAGATAGAATTAACGGAGTCATTGCCTCATGTAAAAAGAAGGGCTTAATAGTTGGGAAAAACGGAGCGACCGTAGCGGGCTTTAATAATGTCCTGACCCTGTCACCACCTCTCTCCATCAGTGATGAAGACCTGCAATTTATTATTAACACGGTGGCCGATTCTATATCTGAGTTGAATTAA
- a CDS encoding CoA-acylating methylmalonate-semialdehyde dehydrogenase, with amino-acid sequence MTITSKDTRVLQNFIDGKWVDSKGSEKMEVINPATKECLAKVPISTKEDVEEAVKAAKLAFKTWKDMPVPKRARIMYAYHHLLTENHDELAKLIVLENGKAFKEAHGEVQRGLECVEFAAGAPTLMMGETLSNIAEDIDSSMYRYPLGVVGGITPFNFPMMVPLWMFPLAIACGNTFVLKPSERTPMLANRLVELFAEAGAPDGVLNIVHGAHDVVNGLLDHEDVKAISFVGSQPVAKYVYETAAKNGKRVQALSGAKNHHVVMPDANIEKAAQHILTSAFGSAGQRCMACSAVVVVGDNDQFVEELKNKANSLTIGNGMDEDVLLTPVIRESHREKVLGYIKQGVSEGASLIRDGRKEMDEMTEGIYLGPTIFDHVTPEMTIAKEEIFAPVLSLLRAKDLDEALAHIEKSRFGNGATIYTKDAKAVRQFREEADAGMIGVNVGVPATMAFFPFSGWKDSFYGDLHVNGKDGVNFFTRKKMITSRFDF; translated from the coding sequence ATGACAATTACTTCAAAAGACACAAGGGTATTGCAAAATTTCATAGATGGAAAATGGGTGGATTCCAAAGGCTCAGAGAAGATGGAAGTCATTAACCCGGCGACAAAAGAATGTTTGGCAAAGGTCCCGATATCAACCAAAGAAGATGTAGAGGAAGCGGTTAAGGCAGCCAAACTGGCATTTAAAACATGGAAGGATATGCCTGTACCTAAACGTGCACGCATCATGTATGCCTACCATCACCTTTTAACAGAAAATCATGACGAACTGGCAAAGTTGATTGTGCTTGAGAATGGAAAAGCCTTCAAGGAAGCACATGGAGAAGTACAAAGAGGGTTGGAGTGTGTGGAATTTGCAGCAGGTGCTCCAACATTGATGATGGGAGAGACCTTATCAAATATTGCGGAAGATATTGATTCTAGCATGTACAGATATCCGCTGGGAGTGGTCGGCGGGATAACTCCCTTTAACTTCCCGATGATGGTTCCGTTATGGATGTTCCCACTCGCCATCGCATGCGGAAATACATTTGTGTTAAAGCCTTCTGAACGGACGCCGATGCTTGCCAATCGCTTAGTCGAGCTGTTTGCAGAAGCGGGAGCGCCGGACGGGGTGTTGAACATCGTCCATGGTGCACATGATGTGGTAAACGGTTTACTAGATCATGAGGATGTTAAAGCAATTTCCTTTGTCGGTTCCCAGCCGGTTGCAAAATATGTGTATGAGACTGCCGCCAAAAATGGAAAGCGGGTTCAGGCATTATCTGGTGCGAAAAACCATCATGTCGTTATGCCGGATGCCAATATAGAAAAAGCAGCACAGCATATTTTGACATCTGCATTTGGAAGTGCGGGACAGCGTTGCATGGCATGCAGTGCAGTAGTGGTAGTCGGAGATAACGATCAATTTGTAGAAGAGCTGAAAAACAAAGCAAACTCCCTGACAATCGGAAACGGTATGGATGAAGACGTATTGTTGACCCCTGTTATTAGGGAAAGCCACAGAGAAAAAGTACTAGGCTATATTAAACAGGGAGTTTCCGAGGGAGCGTCTCTGATTCGCGATGGCCGAAAAGAAATGGATGAAATGACAGAAGGCATTTATCTTGGGCCAACCATCTTTGATCATGTGACCCCAGAAATGACGATTGCCAAGGAAGAGATTTTTGCACCGGTTCTTAGCCTCTTGCGTGCAAAAGACCTTGACGAGGCGCTTGCTCATATCGAGAAATCCCGCTTCGGCAATGGCGCAACCATCTATACAAAAGATGCCAAGGCGGTAAGGCAGTTCAGGGAAGAAGCCGATGCTGGAATGATCGGTGTCAATGTAGGAGTTCCTGCAACCATGGCATTTTTCCCATTCTCCGGCTGGAAAGATTCCTTCTACGGCGACCTTCATGTAAACGGAAAAGACGGGGTCAACTTCTTCACCCGCAAAAAAATGATCACATCAAGATTCGATTTCTAA
- a CDS encoding PucR family transcriptional regulator, with protein MKTMLSLQEIMKRKQFEKSEVIAGEQGIHRQVKWVHVVEITNIEKLLNGQELILSTGVSFGNNMEKFKSFVQQLINCQAAGLCIEKGAYIPFIPQEIIDLANAQAFPLILFHQEVSFVDITQDIHSVLINQQYQMISQLESYSQTLNKKLLTITHEMQILHYLQEHLETQIIYENKSGERFFIPDVPIHERKKIVCSMNSDLLKERYLKESVQVLDKQHGVIHILSHDRALSEFDHLLLDRTITALAQHILRGLYVEEKRRLEESEWLRSWLEGGQSKESIRDFLGRNEAVFHKGGVVLLCKKKNQQAPALDKTYLTLLFRSIFEQQGFSVFFTEMKNTLTVILINRREEKGWKDRLSEGVANILGKQKDSKGNYSLRFAVGKYVLPLDQLSKSYQSSWEAMQIQEQLLKDEHFSFFEDLHIYRLISFMQKHHDLRDFVMEYLEPVIIYDQKHNGKLLETLKIYLSCNGSKKETASKLYIVRQTLYHRIQKLESLLGEDFMTSEKRLVIEFMVMVYEYLNTTNSYLDGDSKTYSL; from the coding sequence ATGAAAACCATGTTGTCGCTGCAAGAGATCATGAAGCGGAAACAATTTGAAAAATCGGAAGTAATCGCAGGGGAACAAGGTATCCACCGCCAAGTAAAATGGGTACATGTCGTTGAGATAACCAATATAGAAAAGCTGTTAAATGGACAAGAATTAATTTTATCCACTGGAGTTTCTTTTGGAAATAATATGGAGAAATTCAAGTCATTTGTTCAGCAGCTCATAAACTGTCAGGCTGCCGGTTTATGTATTGAAAAAGGTGCCTATATCCCCTTCATCCCACAGGAAATCATTGACTTAGCTAATGCACAAGCATTCCCTCTCATCCTCTTTCATCAGGAAGTGTCATTTGTAGATATTACGCAAGATATTCATTCTGTGTTAATTAACCAGCAATATCAAATGATCTCTCAACTCGAAAGTTACTCTCAAACGTTGAACAAGAAACTATTGACCATTACCCACGAAATGCAAATACTACACTATCTGCAAGAACACTTGGAAACTCAAATAATATACGAAAATAAGTCAGGAGAGAGGTTCTTCATACCTGACGTTCCTATTCACGAGCGGAAAAAAATCGTATGCTCAATGAATTCTGATCTTTTAAAAGAAAGGTACTTGAAGGAGTCTGTTCAGGTACTGGACAAGCAACATGGTGTCATTCATATTCTTTCTCACGACCGCGCACTGAGCGAGTTTGATCATTTACTATTGGATCGAACCATCACAGCGCTTGCTCAGCATATTTTAAGAGGGTTGTATGTGGAGGAGAAAAGGAGACTGGAAGAAAGTGAGTGGCTTCGCAGTTGGCTTGAGGGTGGTCAAAGCAAAGAATCCATCCGGGATTTCCTTGGTCGCAATGAGGCTGTTTTTCATAAAGGCGGAGTGGTCCTTCTTTGTAAAAAGAAAAACCAACAGGCTCCGGCGTTGGACAAAACTTATCTCACCCTTTTATTTCGCTCCATCTTTGAACAGCAAGGTTTCTCTGTGTTCTTTACGGAAATGAAAAATACGCTAACGGTCATTCTTATTAACAGAAGAGAGGAGAAAGGCTGGAAGGATAGGCTATCTGAAGGGGTAGCCAACATTCTCGGCAAACAAAAGGACTCCAAAGGCAATTATTCACTCCGTTTTGCGGTAGGGAAATATGTTCTCCCGCTTGATCAACTTTCCAAAAGTTATCAGTCTTCATGGGAGGCTATGCAAATTCAGGAGCAGCTATTAAAGGATGAACATTTCTCCTTTTTCGAGGACCTTCATATTTACCGCTTGATTTCGTTCATGCAAAAACATCATGATCTTCGTGATTTTGTCATGGAGTATTTGGAACCTGTCATTATTTATGATCAAAAGCATAATGGGAAGCTTCTTGAAACATTAAAAATTTATCTCTCCTGCAATGGTTCAAAAAAAGAAACGGCAAGTAAGCTCTATATTGTCAGGCAGACTCTCTATCATCGCATTCAAAAACTTGAAAGCTTACTAGGGGAGGATTTCATGACTTCTGAAAAGAGACTTGTGATCGAGTTCATGGTAATGGTCTATGAATATTTGAATACCACCAATTCGTATTTGGACGGAGATAGCAAAACCTATAGTCTTTAA